One region of Corvus hawaiiensis isolate bCorHaw1 chromosome 12, bCorHaw1.pri.cur, whole genome shotgun sequence genomic DNA includes:
- the DEF8 gene encoding differentially expressed in FDCP 8 homolog gives MASDERLARFRQAHLNPFNKTPEQLERPDGEPPAPAQQPDPTPGDLEGALDLGLAEDHFSRPVGLILASDVPQLRQAIEECKRVILALPEHSERQKDAVVRLIHLRLKLQELKDPGEDEPNIRVVLEHRFYKEKSKSVKQMCDKCSTIIWGLIQTWYTCTGCYYRCHSKCLPLVSRPCVRAQVSHQAEYQLSICPESGLDSQDYRCAECRAPISLRGVPSEARQCDYTGLYYCSSCHWNDLAVVPARAIHNWDFEPRKVSRCSMRYLALMVSRPVLKLREINPLLFNYVEELVEIRKLRQDILLMKPYFITCKEAMEARLLLQLQDRQHFVENDEMYSLQDLIDIEAGRLGCSLTEIHTLFAKHIKLDCERCQAKGFVCELCREGDVLFPFDSHTSVCADCSAVFHRDCYYDNSTTCPRCARLSLRKQSLFQDSSTEAEP, from the exons ATGGCATCGGATGAGCGGCTGGCCCGCTTCCGCCAGGCCCACCTCAACCCCTTCAACAAGACCCCTGAGCAGCTGGAGCGCCCCGACGGAGAACCCCCTGCCCCAG CCCAGCAGCCGGATCCCACCCCAGGGGACCTCGAGGGCGCCCTGGACCTGGGGCTGGCTGAGGACCACTTCTCCCGCCCTGTG gggCTGATCCTGGCGTCGGACGTGCCGCAGCTGCGCCAGGCCATCGAGGAGTGCAAGCGGGTGATCCTGGCGCTGCCTGAGCACTCAGAGCGGCAGAAGGACGCCGTGGTTCGGCTCATCCACCTCCGCCTcaagctgcaggagctgaag GACCCTGGTGAGGATGAGCCCAACATCCGGGTGGTCCTGGAGCATCGTTTCTACAAGGAGAAGAGCAAGAGCGTCAAGCAGATGTGTGACAAGTGCAGCACCATCATCTGGGGGCTCATCCAGACCTGGTACACCTGCACAG gCTGCTACTACCGGTGCCACAGCAAGTGCCTGCCGCTGGTGAGCCGGCCCTGTGTGCGGGCCCAGGTGAGCCACCAAGCCGAGTACCAGCTCAGCATCTGCCCCGAGAGCGGACTGGACAGCCAGGACTATCGCTGTGCTGAGTGCCGGGCCCCCATCTCCCTCC GGGGGGTGCCCAGCGAGGCCCGACAGTGCGACTACACCGGCCTCTACTActgctccagctgccactgGAACGACCTGGCCGTGGTGCCCGCCCGTGCCATCCACAACTGGGACTTCGAGCCCCGCAAG GTGTCGCGGTGCAGCATGAGGTACCTGGCACTGATGGTGTCACGGCCGGTGCTGAAGCTGCGGGAGATCAACCCACTGCTCTTCAACTATgtggaggagctggtggagaTCCGG AAGCTGCGCCAGGACATCCTGCTGATGAAGCCCTACTTCATCACCTGCAAGGAGGCGATGgaggcgcggctgctgctgcag ctgcaggacCGACAGCACTTTGTGGAGAACGATGAGATGTACTCGCTGCAGGACCTGATCGACATCGAGGCCGGGCGCCTCGGCTGCTCCCTCACCGAGATCCACACGCTCTTTGCCAAGCACATCAAGCTGGACTGCGAG CGATGCCAGGCCAAGGGCTTCGTCTGTGAGCTGTGCCGGGAGGGCGACGTGCTCTTCCCCTTCGACAGCCACACCTCGGTCTGCGCCGACTGCTCCGCCGTCTTCCACAG GGACTGTTACTATGACAACTCCACCACCTGTCCCCGGTGCGCCCGGCTGAGCCTGCGGAAGCAATCCTTGTTCCAGGACTCCAGCACGgaagcagagccctga
- the TUBB3 gene encoding tubulin beta-3 chain: protein MSTLASLRLLRKPWNASKGNQSNATVGASSGWCQGLDIPNELFLVLGLVSLVENLLVVAAILKNRNLHSPTYYFICCLAVSDMLVSISNLAEMLLMLLLEHGVLVMRPSIIHHMDSVIDMLICSSVMSSLSFPGVIAVDRYITIFYALRYHSIMTLQRAVVTMVSIWLASTVSSTVLITYYSSNTILLCLIGFFLFMLVLMLVLYIHMFTLARHHLHSISSQQKPPTTHRGGSLKGAITLTILLGVFFICWGPFFFHLILIVTCPTNPFCICFFSYFNLFLILIICNSVIDPLIYAFRSQELRRTLREVVTCSWLFAVTLWLASGGPGEPRGERSLPAPPVGQGSLAPTGYRLEPGGTGGAAGGWTPRGGRPGPPPDKGPITVAFVLGPRPPPPTPAPAPALSPVPGRTTGDREPQGGPPTRRRRRLGMLPPTPGAPRIPPRVPGCPRCPRVRGAPSAVPPAGAGSPLRRGGAWPRAGPGGAWRAVPVPQGCCGAAAAAADWLRAAVTSAAGPVRRREPIKDAAAAAPPPALPVPLRSGAAPLPAPARSRPAPLRPGRTMREIVHIQAGQCGNQIGAKFWEVISDEHGIDPSGNYVGDSDLQLERISVYYNEASSHKYVPRAILVDLEPGTMDSVRSGAFGHLFRPDNFIFGQSGAGNNWAKGHYTEGAELVDSVLDVVRKECENCDCLQGFQLTHSLGGGTGSGMGTLLISKVREEYPDRIMNTFSVVPSPKVSDTVVEPYNATLSIHQLVENTDETYCIDNEALYDICFRTLKLATPTYGDLNHLVSATMSGVTTSLRFPGQLNADLRKLAVNMVPFPRLHFFMPGFAPLTARGSQQYRALTVPELTQQMFDAKNMMAACDPRHGRYLTVATVFRGRMSMKEVDEQMLAIQSKNSSYFVEWIPNNVKVAVCDIPPRGLKMSSTFIGNSTAIQELFKRISEQFTAMFRRKAFLHWYTGEGMDEMEFTEAESNMNDLVSEYQQYQDATAEEEGEMYEDDEEESEAQGAK, encoded by the exons ATGTCGACGCTGGCCTCCCTGCGTCTGCTGCGCAAGCCCTGGAATGCCAGCAAGGGCAACCAGAGTAATGCCACGGTCGGGGCCAGCAGCGGCTGGTGCCAGGGGCTGGACATTCCCAATGAGCTGTTCCTCGTGCTGGGGCTGGTGAGCCTGGTGGAGAACCTGCTGGTGGTGGCCGCCATCCTGAAGAACAGGAACCTGCACTCTCCCACCTACTACTTTATCTGCTGCCTGGCTGTGTCTGACATGCTGGTGAGCATCAGCAACCTGGCAGAGATGCtcctcatgctgctgctggagcacgGGGTGCTGGTGATGCGCCCCAGCATCATCCACCACATGGACAGCGTCATCGACATGCTCATCTGCAGCTCGGTCAtgtcttccctctccttcccgGGGGTCATCGCCGTTGACCGCTACATCACCATCTTCTATGCCCTGCGCTACCACAGCATCATGACACTCCAGCGGGCCGTGGTCACCATGGTCAGCATCTGGCTGGCCAGCACTGTCTCCAGCACCGTCTTGATCACCTACTACAGCAGCAACACCATCCTCCTCTGCCTCATcggctttttcctcttcatgcTGGTCCTCATGCTGGTGCTCTACATCCACATGTTCACCCTGGCCCGCCACCACCTCCACAGCATCTCCAGCCAGCAGAAGCCACCCACCACCCACCGTGGTGGCAGCCTGAAGGGTGCCATCACCCTCACCATCCTCCTGGGTGTCTTCTTTATCTGCTGGGGGCCCTTCTTCTTCCACCTCATCCTCATCGTCACCTGTCCCACCAACCCCTTCTGCATCTGCTTCTTCAGCTACTTCAACCTCTTCCTCATCCTTATCATCTGTAACTCGGTGATTGACCCCCTCATCTACGCCTTCCGGAGCCAGGAGCTCCGGCGGACGCTGCGGGAGGTGGTGACGTGCTCGTG GCTCTTTGCAGTGACGCTGTGGCTGGCATCGGGCGGCCCCGGGGAGCCCCGGGGGGAGAGGtccctcccggccccgccggtcGGTCAAGGGTCACTTGCTCCCACTGGGTACCGGCTGGAACCGGGAGGGACTGGCGGGGCGGCAGGAGGCTGGACCCCAcgcggggggcggccggggccgcccccggacAAAGGGCCCATCACCGTCGCCTTTGTTCTcgggccgcgcccgccgccgcccaccccagcaccggcaccggcactaTCCCCGGTCCCGGGGAGGACGACCGGCGACCGCGAACCCCAGGGTGGCCCTCCC acccgccgccgccgccgcctcgggATGCTCCCGCCGACGCCGGGCGCTCCCAGGATCCCCCCACGGGTCCCGGGGTGTCCCCGCTGCCCGCGGGTGCGGGGTGCCCCCTCGGCCGTGCCCCCCGCGGGTGCCGGGTCCCCGCTCCGCCGCGGCGGGGCGTggccgcgggcggggccgggcggggcgtggcgggcggtgccggtgccgcaGGGCTGTTGCGGCGCTGCGGCGGCGGCCGCTGATTGGCTGCGGGCGGCGGTGACGTCAGCGGCCGGCCCGGTGCGGCGGCGGGAGCCTATAAAGGATGCGGCGGCGGCCGCACCGCCCCCCgcgctcccggtgccgctccGCTCCGGTGCCGCTCCGCTCCCGGCCCCAGCCCGCTCCCGTCCCGCTCCGCTCCGGCCCGGCCGCACCATGAGGGAGATCGTCCACATCCAGGCGGGGCAATGCGGCAACCAGATCGGCGCCAAG TTTTGGGAGGTGATCAGCGACGAACACGGCATCGACCCCAGCGGCAACTACGTGGGGGACTCGGACCTGCAGCTTGAACGCATCAGTGTCTACTACAATGAGGCCTCTT CTCACAAGTACGTGCCTCGCGCCATCCTGGTGGACCTGGAGCCGGGGACGATGGACAGCGTGCGCTCGGGTGCCTTCGGCCACCTCTTCCGCCCTGACAACTTCATCTTTG ggcaGAGCGGTGCCGGGAACAACTGGGCAAAGGGGCACTACACAGAGGGGGCCGAGCTGGTGGACTCGGTGCTGGACGTGGTGCGGAAGGAGTGTGAGAACTGCGACTGCCTGCAGGGTTTCCAGCTGACCCACTCTCTGGGCGGGGGCACCGGCTCGGGCATGGGCACCCTCCTCATCAGCAAGGTGCGGGAGGAGTACCCAGACCGCATCATGAACACCTTCAGCGTGGTGCCATCCCCCAAGGTGTCGGACACGGTGGTGGAGCCCTACAACGCCACGCTGTCCATCCACCAGCTGGTGGAGAACACGGATGAGACGTACTGCATCGACAATGAGGCGCTCTACGACATCTGCTTCCGCACCCTCAAACTGGCCACTCCCACCTACGGTGACCTCAACCATCTTGTCTCGGCCACCATGAGCGGCGTCACCACCTCCCTGCGCTTCCCCGGCCAGCTCAATGCTGACCTCCGCAAGCTGGCCGTCAACATGGTGCCCTTCCCTCGGCTGCACTTCTTCATGCCCGGCTTTGCCCCGCTGACAGCACGTGGCAGCCAGCAGTACCGCGCCCTCACCGTGCCCGAGCTCACCCAGCAGATGTTTGATGCCAAGAACATGATGGCCGCCTGTGACCCCCGCCATGGCCGCTACCTCACCGTGGCCACCGTCTTCCGTGGCCGCATGTCCATGAAGGAGGTGGATGAACAGATGTTGGCCATCCAGAGCAAGAACAGCTCCTACTTTGTGGAGTGGATCCCCAACAATGTCAAGGTGGCCGTGTGTGACATCCCACCACGGGGCCTGAAGATGTCCTCCACCTTCATCGGGAACAGCACGGCCATCCAGGAGCTCTTCAAGCGCATCTCGGAGCAGTTCACAGCCATGTTCCGCCGCAAAGCCTTCCTGCACTGGTACACAGGTGAGGGGATGGACGAGATGGAGTTCACCGAGGCTGAGAGCAACATGAATGACCTGGTGTCCGAGTACCAGCAGTACCAGGACGCCACGGCCGAGGAGGAGGGTGAGATgtacgaggacgacgaggaggagTCGGAGGCGCAGGGCGCCAAGTGA
- the TCF25 gene encoding transcription factor 25, with protein sequence MSRRALRRLRGEQRGQEGPGLGQLGLDPGSECAREGGPPPAPGKGPRGPPRAGVSNRFELIPAEESEDELLAGEERPDTRLSEGDTAGRSQEGSKDRSKEGAVIEETDGDGHREGQEAGQPDRTPASSNKPRKKKKKRKTKKNAAGETVEDNDLEDIDSLLERIEDPGLAPQSQGGIITDSRPLLYVEHRNLNPENELKRYFGARAVLGDQRPRQRQRQYVRSMWLTAPKNTWPRYSKTGITMQLLDTRRGVQHFTFEHHREYQQVQFKFLDAVESMDPNNIVLLLQMNPYHVDSLLQLSDVCRMQEDQEMARDLIERALYSLECAFHPVFSLTSGACRLDYRRPENRAFFLALFKHLMFLEKRGCPRTALEFCKLILSLDPENDPLCVLLLIDFLSLRAREYTFLTRLFQEWESHRNLSQLPNFAFSVPLAYFFLSQQEERPELERSQARERAARLIQLALIMFPSVLMPLLDHCSVQPDARVTSHPFFGLNAQISQSPALNQLTSLYVGRTHALWKDPAVMAWLEPHVHEVLRMVEAGDALVQEAEHKRKIRYQSAPRNIYRHIILSEMKEATAALPLEVTSQPVMGFDPLPPLDSIVSYTRPERTSHPSNESSLSLFFRSLLPNFNLQGDIRHNGDDEAAAVQDLNQGVNRLMAAMRDMLANIQFQEPPRDDNPEGDGDWD encoded by the exons ATGTCGCGCCGGGCCCTGAGGCGGCTGCGAGGGGAGCAACGGGGTCAggaggggccggggctgggccaGCTTGGCCTCGACCCCGGCTCCGAGTGCGCCCGTGAAGGGGGGCCGCCGCCAGCCCCCGGGAAGGGGCCTCGCGGGCCGCCCCGCGCCGGCGTCAGCAACCGCTTCGAGCTG ATCCCAGCTGAGGAGTCAGAGGATGAGCTGCTGGCCGGAGAGGAGCGACCGGACACCCGGCTCAGCGAGGGGGACACGGCGGGAAGGAGCCAGGAGGGGAGCAAGGACAGGAGCAAGGAAGGGGCTGTGATTGAGGAGACGGACGGAGATGGGCacagagaggggcaggaggccGGGCAGCCGGACCGAACG CCGGCATCGAGTAACAAGCCacggaagaaaaaaaagaaaaggaaaaccaagaaaaatgcaGCAGGAGAGACTGTG GAAGACAACGACCTGGAAGACATCGACAGCCTTTTGGAGAGGATCGAGGACCCCGGGCTGGCCCCGCAGAGCCAGGGTGGGATCATCACTGACAGCCGGCCTCTGCTCTACGTGGAGCACAG AAACTTGAATCCAGAGAATGAGTTGAAGAGATACTTCGGGGCTCGTGCTGTGCTTGGGGACCAGAG GCCAAGGCAGAGGCAGCGGCAGTACGTCCGCAGCATGTGGCTGACGGCTCCCAAGAACACCTGGCCACGCTACAGTAAGACAG GTATCACCATGCAGCTGCTGGACACCCGGAGGGGGGTGCAGCACTTCACCTTCGAGCACCACCGTGAGTACCAGCAGGTCCAGTTCAAGTTCCTGGACGCTGTGGAGTCCATGGACCCCAACAATATCGTG ctgctgctccagatgAACCCCTACCACGTGGactccctcctgcagctcagcgACGTGTGCCGGATGCAGGAGGACCAGGAGATGGCCCGGGATCTCATAG AGCGGGCGCTGTACAGCCTGGAATGTGCCTTCCACCCCGTGTTCAGCCTCACCAGTGGGGCCTGCAGGCTGGACTACCGGCGGCCAGAGAAcag GGCTTTCTTCCTGGCTCTCTTCAAGCACCTGATGTTCCTGGAGAAGAGGGGCTGTCCCCGCACAGCCCTGGAGTTCTGCAAGCTCATCCTGAG CCTTGATCCTGAGAATGACCcgctctgtgtgctgctgctgatcGACTTCCTGTCCCTCCGGGCCAGGGAATACACCTTCCTGACCCGCCTCTTCCAGGAGTGGGAG AGTCACCGGAATCTGTCCCAGCTGCCCAATTTTGCCTTCTCAGTGCCACTGGCCTATTTCTTCCTGAGCCAGCAGGAAGAGCGCCCAGAGCTGGAGCGGAGCCAGgcccgggagcgagcagcccggCTCATCCAGCTCGCGCTCATCATGTTCCCAAGCG TTCTGATGCCACTGTTGGATCACTGCAGCGTGCAGCCCGATGCCAGGGTCACCTCCCACCCCTTCTTCGGGCTGAATGCCCAGATCAG CCAGTCACCCGCCCTGAACCAGCTGACGTCCCTGTACGTGGGCAGGACGCACGCCCTGTGGAAGGACCCGGCTGTCATGGCCTGGCTGGAGCCCCACGTCCACGAGGTTCTGCGCATGGTGGAGGCCGGGGACGCGCTGGTGCAGGAGGCTGAGCACAA GAGGAAGATCCGGTACCAGAGCGCTCCCAGGAACATCTACCGGCACATCATCCTCTCGGAGATGAAGGAGGCCACGGCAGCCCTGCCTCTG gagGTGACCTCACAGCCAGTGATGGGGTTTGACCCCCTCCCTCCTCTGGATTCCATTGTTTCCTACACCCGACCGGAAAG GACAAGCCACCCCTCCAACGAAAGCTCTTTATCCCTCTTCTTCCGCTCACTGTTGCCAAATTTTAACTTGCAG GGGGACATCAGGCACAATGGGGACGACGAGGCCGCAGCAGTGCAGGACCTCAACCAGGGGGTGAACAGGCTGATGGCGGCCATGCGGGACATGCTGGCCAACATCCAGTTCCAGGAGCCCCCCCGCGATGACAATCCTGAGGGCGACGGGGACTGGGACTGA